The Synechococcus sp. UW69 genomic interval GACCGATGCCGCCGGCACGCCCAGCTTCTGCCTTGAGGGGAGTCTGTTCAACGCCGGCACCGTGATCCAGTGGCTACGGGATGGGCTGCAGATCATTGATCAGGCCGCTGAGGTCAACGACTTAGCGCTTTCGGTGCCGGATTCTGGAGGTGTGATGCTCGTGCCCGCCTTCACCGGCTGGGGAACACCGCACTGGGATCCCCAGGCTCGCGGTGTTCTGGTGGGCCTCACCCGTGACAGCGGGCGTGGTCACATCGCCCGTGCGGCTCTGGAAGGAATTGCCCTATCTGTAGCGACATTGGTAGAACTCGCTGAACAGGCCCTCGGCACCAGCCTGGGGGAACTGGCCGTGGATGGTGGCGCTGCTGCCTCCGATCCCCTCTTGCAAGCGCAGGCGGATTGCACCGGTCTGACGGTCCGGCGGCCCGCCAGCCTCGAGAGCACCGCACGGGGGGTGGCGCTGTTCGCAGGACTTCAAGCCGGGGTGATCAACAACCTGGAGCAGCTCGCGACCGCGCGGAGTGACGGTGCGGAACTGTTTCAGCCACAGATGGATGAATCCCAGCGCAGCAGCTGGCGCGCACGCTGGCAGAACGCCGTGTCCAGAAGCCTTGGGTGGCATGGCTGATCAACAGGTGGACCTGCTGGTTATCGGGGCTGGTGCCAGTGGCGCGAGCGTGGCCTACGAGGCCACGCGGCGGGGCCTCAACGTGGCCCTGCTCGAGGCCGGAGATATCGGAGGTGGCACCAGTTGCCGCAGCACGAAGTTGCTCCATGGCGGGGTCCGCTACCTGGAGCTGGCCTTCAAAACCCTGGATCTGGCCCAACTGAGGCTGGTGAGGGAAGCCCTGCTCGAGCGGAGCCACTGGTTGACACAGGCGCCGTTTCTGGCCCGGCGACTCGAACTGGCCCTGCCCACACAACAGCTCTGGGGACAGGCCTATTACCGCCTTGGGCTGGGAATGTATGACGCCCTGGCAGGTCAGCGGAGCATCGGCCACAGCCGACTGCTGTCTCAGCAGCAGATGCGTCAGGCCCTGCCTCTGATGAAGGCATGTCAAGGCGGCGTGGCCTACAGCGATGGGCAGTTCGACGATGCCCGCCTCAACCTGCTGCTGGCTCTCACGGCGGAGCAGCGGGGGGCAACCCTGCGCACCCGTTGTCGGGTGGTGCAGCTGGAAACCGACGGAACGGGCCAGCTCAAGGCAGCCATCAGTGAATCCGTAACGGGCCAACGGGAGCGCTGGTGCGCCTCGGCATTCGTGAATGCCACGGGCATTCGGGCAGATGAAATCCGGCAGATGGCGGACGCTGATGCCCCACCACGAATGCTCACCAGCCGTGGAGCACACATCGTGCTGGAACAGAACCTCTGCCCAGAGGGCCTTGGGCTTCTGGTGCCATCCACCGCGGATGGACGCGTGCTGTTCATGCTCCCCTTCCACGGCCGCACCCTGGTGGGGACCACGGATGAAGCCTGCACGAAGGAGAGCGCCACATCCCCCTCACCGGAGGAGGAGAGCTACCTGCTCGACTACGTGCGTGAGTGGTTTCCCCAGCTCCAGCATCCGAAGGTGAGCAGCCGTTGGGCGGGGGGACGACCGCTGCTGAAGCCCGCGGACCAGGGCATGGACAGCAGCCGTGTGGTGCGGGAGCACGAGGTGGAAACCCTGGCCTGCGGCCTGGTGAGCGTGATGGGTGGCAAATGGACCACCTGCCGGCCCATGGCCGAAGACACCCTGGCCGCGGTGGAACGCCAGCTCGGCCGGGCGCTGCCCACCCCTGAACCGATGCCGCTGCGAGGGGCAGCGGAGTCATTGCAGGCAACCCTGGACGGCCTGCAACGCCAGAAACACCAACTCGAAGCCCTGCTCCCCGACACCGCTCTAAGGGCCGCGCAAGTCGCCCATCTCCAAAGCACCTATGGCTTGGAGGCAGTGGCCTTGATCGAACCCTCCGAGCCCAGCCGACGCGAGCCCCTCAGCTCGGTGATCCCCCTCTGTGCAGCCGAACTGGACCACGCCATTCAGCGGGAACATGCACGCAGCAGCAGCGATGTGCTGGCCCGCCGCTGCCGGCTGGCCATGGTGGACCTGGACGATGCCGAACGGCTCAGGCCCCAGGTGGATGCCCTCCTGGATCAAGCCGGCGTCGTGGCGGGCTCCACCTCCCCGATCAGCCACCAATTGAATCCGTAGGGCGGAAGATTCACGAACCACTCCGCTGCGGCGGGAGGGAACTCACAACCCCACATCACCTCACGGGTGCGCTCGCCGTCCCACTCCGATAGATCAAGACTGAGGGATGCTCCGGCTGCGGTGACATTGGCTGCCACCAGCACAGTCATCGCCTCGGTGCAGCGGAGATAAACCAGCACCCCGGGGTGGGGGCTGTGCAACAACCGGAAGCTTCCATGCCTCAGCGCTGGAAGGAGACGGCGGCAGGTGAGCATGCGCCGATGCCAGTTCAGTAACGACCCCGGCAGCTGCTTTTGCACCTCCACATTCACCACGCGGTAGTCATATCCGGGAGCTGTGATCGGTGGCAGCACCAACAGCGGATCGGGGGCGGTCGAGAAGCCACCATTGCGTGCCGGCGTCCAGGCCATCGGCGTGCGGTTGGGATCACGGTCCCTTAAACCAGGCCAATCACCCATGCCCAGTTCATCGCCGTAGTACAGGCAAGGCATTCCAGGAAGGCTGTACAGAAGACCATGCAGCAAGCGGTTGGAGCGCGGATCGCCGTTGAGGAGGGGAGCCAGGCGTCGGTTAATCCCCCAGTTCAGCCAATGCCCCTGCCCCTGGGGCAAGCCCACCCGGATGGTCTGAATCACCTCATCGCTGATCAGATGACCATCCCCGAGCCACAGTTCATCGTGGTTGCGCAGCGGCAAAGCCCAGCGAGGACCACGCACCGCCTGCTCGGCCTGCATCAGGCACTCTCCAAGCTGCTGAGTGCGACCACTGGCAATAGCTGCGAACAGATGGGCGGTGAGAACGAAGTTGAACGCACCATGCAGTTCGTCATCCGCCAGGTATGGAGCAGCCTCTTGCACCGGCTGAATCGCCTCTCCCAGCAACAGCACGTCACGGTCATGCCGATCCACCCGTTCCCGCAAACGCTTGAGGAAGGCGTGGGTCTCCGGCAACCCTTCACAACGGCTGCCCTCTGACTCGAACAGGAACGGAACCGCATCCAAACGGAAACCGTCCACACCGCGCTCTAGCCAGAAGTCGACAACCTCCAGCATCGTGTCTTGCACCCAGGGATTCTCGTAATTGAGATCGGGCTGATGACGCAGGAATCGGTGCAGGTAGTACTGCTCGGCAACCGGATCCCACTCCCAATTCGAGGCCTCGAAGTGCCTGAACAGAACTGGTGCCTCGGCATAGCGCTTGGGGTCGTCACTCCAGACGTAAACATCCCGTTCCGGACTTCCCTGAGGAGCCCAGCGGGCTCTCTGGAACCAGGGATGAAGGTCACTGGTGTGATTGAGGACCAGGTCCAAAATCACCCGCATTCCCTGGCTGTGGGCCGCCGTGAGGAACCGATGGAATGAGGCGAGATCACCCAGATCCGGATGGATTCCGGTGAAATCAGTGATGTCGTAACCCCCGTCCCGCAGGGGAGACGGATAAATCGGCGTCAGCCAGAGGGTGTTAACCCCCAACCAACGCAGATAGGGCAACCGCGCCGCAAGCCCCTTGAAATCACCAGTGCCATCGCCATTCCCATCGGAATAACTCCGAACGATCAACTGGTAGATGACCGTCCCTGACCACCACGGAAGCTCTGGGGTCATCCCCCGGTTGCAGATTCACCACTGCTAGACCCGACTGGCCTGATCGTCAGCCCCGTGCCCCTCACCCAAACGCAACTGAGCCGGATGCAGGAGCTTGTTGGAGCTGGGCTGACCCGTTCCCTGGCCTGGCGCCAAGAGCAATTGCAACGCCTCTCAGCCCTGGTGGAGGAGCATGAATCAGAGGTGCTCGAGGCACTCGCCGCCGACCTCGGGAAACCACCGACCGAAGCCTTTTTTGAACTGATCGCTCTGCGACAGGAGCTCAAGCTCACCGGCCGGCAGCTGGAGCGATGGATGCGTCCGCGTCGAGTCGCGGTTCCCCTCTCACTCCGCCCAGGTCAGGCCAGGGTTGTGCCGGAACCACTCGGATGCGTTCTGGTCATCGGCCCCTGGAACTATCCCTTTCAACTGACGCTACGGCCGTTGATCAGTGCTCTAGCTGCTGGCAACACGGCCGTGCTCAAACCCTCGGAACACGCTGGAGCCATTGCTGATCTCATTGCGCGACTGATCCCTGAGCACTTCGAACCCGACGTGGTGCAGGTCGTCCAGGGGGATGGGACTGTGGCTGCAGACCTGGTGGCCATGCCCTTTGACCACATCTTCTTCACAGGTGGCGGCAGCATCGGACGGAAGGTGCTGGAAGGAGCCGCTGCCCACCTCACTCCGGTAACCCTGGAACTGGGGGGCAAGAGCCCGGCAATCGTTCTCGAAGGTGCCGACCTCAAGGTGGGGGCCCGACGCTTGATCTGGGGCAAGGGGATTAATGCCGGGCAGACCTGCATCGCGCCAGACCATCTGCTGGTGGAACCCGAACTGCGTTCGCCCCTACTGAAGGCGATGGCAGAGGCCAGAACTGAGATGTATGGCGACGACCCTCTGACCTCGAAACAGCTGGGGCAAATCATCAATGAGCGGCAGTTCAATCGGCTGGAGCAGCTTCTAGAAACAGCCAGAGCGGACGGCCGAATTCTGATCGGAGGCGAAATCAGCCGAGGGCAACGGCGCATCGCGCCCACCGTGATCCGCGTGGATGACCGCAATGATCCGCTGATGGCGGAGGAACTGTTCGGTCCGCTCCTACCGGTGCTGGTGCTCGAGAACCTCACTACAACGCTTCAGGAGATCCGCAGAGGCCCCAAACCGTTGGCGCTGTATCTCTTCGGAGGTGATGAGGCCCAGCAGCAACAGGTGCTCACCACCACGAGTTCAGGCGGGGTCTGCCTCAACGATGTGGTGATGCAGGCCGGCGTGCCCCAGCTGCCCTTCGGCGGTGTTGGCGCCAGCGGGATGGGGAGCTACCACGGCCAGAGCGGCTTCGACACGTTCAGTCATCACAAGGCGGTGCTTAAACGCCCATTCCGGTTTGATTTCAAGCTGCGTTACCCGCCCTACAAGGTTGATCTCAATCTGCTGAGGCGGCTGGCTGGATAAAGCGAGGCGACATCCATCACATCCCTGCTGCAGCAAGTGCTCTGGGGGGCTGGCGCTTTACGTCAAGCACCGTATCTTGCAGGGATCTACCGGAGACGAATGCGCCGTACCGCTCTTGCCGCCCTTCTTCTGACGGCTTGGCTCCCTCTGTCAGCCACAGCTGCCTCGGTGACGGTGCGATCCGGCGAGACGCTCTCGGATATCGCTGACCGCTACGGCGTCAGCGTCGGCACCCTGATGCGGATGAATGGGATCCGCAACCCAGACCTTGTCCAAGCCGGTAGTCGCTTGCAAGTGCCAGGCCCCACCGTGACGGCGGGCTCTGGACGCCATCGCGTCAACAGCGGTGAGACCCTCAGCAGCATTGCCAGCCAGTACAGGGTCCGTGGTCGCGACCTGATGGCCCTCAACAACCTGCGTAACGCCAACCACGTGGAAGTCGGTCAGACCCTGCGACTCCCCAGCAACGCAGTCATGCCGCGCCCGGCCTTCAAGCCAGTGGCCGTAACCCCGATCACGGGAGCCACCGAACACACCGTTGCCAAAGGGCAAACTCTTACGCAGATCGCCAAGGCCTACAAGCTTCCAGTGGCCAGCCTGATCAGCATCAACGAGCTCAGCGACCCCAACAAGGTGGAAGTGGGAACGCGCCTTTATCTGACGGATCCCTCCTTCCAGAAACCCATCAGCACGCAATCCCAACCCGTACAAACCCAACCGGTGGCAACCGCCATCAAGCCAGTTGTGATGGTGAAGCCAAAGGTTCAAGCCAAGGCCAAGCCTGTGGCAGCCAAGCCGGTGCAAACCAAACCAGGGCAGACCCAGAAGCCTGCTCCCAAGGCCAAGCCGGTCCAGGCCGCCAAGCCCCAGCAGACCCTGGCCAAATCGGCTGACTGGCGCACCTACGGTCCGCTCCAGGTGGACTGGGCCAACTGGCAGCCCATGGGCGGCAGTCAGGTGGTGCCCACTCTCAATGCCAAGGGTCAGGCTCTGTACCTGGCCGTGAATTGTTCCGCCAAAAAGATCAATGCCACTGGTGCCGATGGGAGCTGGAAAGTCTGGGAGGCGCCGAAGAACCGGTTCGAAAAAGACTTGGTGAAGGATCGTTGTCAGGCCAAGGCCTGACTCAGGCGGCGTAATCGAGCGGCCAGGGGGAATCCAGAAATCTCCGGCCGCTCTCACGGAGGTACAGCCTTTGAGCGCCGTCATTGCTTTCCTGAATCAACTCCTCCTGCACGAGCCGACGGGCCAACCAGGTCCAGCGGTCATGGCGTCCGGGTTCATGCAGGCCCAAGTGCTCACCCAGGCGCCGCATCTCCGTACCGTCCTGCTCCGCCAGATGGGCCAGCAGTGTTTCAACCTGTGCGGACCAGTCCCGTCGTTTCGGTGCCTCCATGCAGCGATCACAACGACCACAGGGAGACACCAACTCACCAACGGCGAGCAACAGGGCCTGTTCTCGACACATCTCACCCTCCGCGACAGCCTCTATCCGACGCAGCTGTTGCTGCGCCAGATCCAACCGCCGACGGTCCTCCAACGCGTCACTGCCCCGGGCTGAGGCCTGCATGGCCCAACCCAAGCTGGTGCGATCTCCCGGGGAGAACAGCACATGGCAATGGGCCGGCTGGCCGTCTCTGCCGGCGCGACCTGATTCCTGCAGATAGCCCTCCGGCGTAGCTGGCAGATCAAGGTGGAGGACAAGACCGACATCTCCACGGTCGACTCCCATCCCGAATGCCACTGTTGCCACGAGGACCGGCCGCTGATGCTCGAGAAACAGCCGTAAGGCCTGTTGCCGGGTCTGCGGATCCAGACCGGCGTGATACGGCGTTGCGGCAACCCCTTGATCACTGAGACGTTCCGCCCACTGCTCCACGGAACGACGGGTGCGGGCATAGATCAGCGCTGCACCACGCGACCTCTCCAGCGCCTCTAACACCTGGGGCATGGGATCCCGCGGGCGCCGTTGCATCGTGTAGTGGAGGTTGTCCCGGCGGGCCGAGCTCACCTGCACAAGCGGCCGACGCAGATCGAGCAGACGAATGATGTCGGCACGCACCCGCGGGGCTGCCGTCGCGCTCAGGGCCAGCATCGGGACCCCTGGGCAGAGGCTGCGGATCTGGCCAAGGCGGCGGTAATCGGGGCGGAAATCATGCCCCCAGGCACTGATGCAGTGGGCTTCGTCCACCGCGAGGGCCACAAGACGCCCCTCCATGGCATGGCGTTCCAGCATCAGCCGGGTCTGCTCACCCTGGAGGCGTTCCGGCGCGATGTAGAGGAGACGGAGCGTGGCATCCCGCAGCTGCTCCAAGGCCTGCTGGCGTCGAACCGGATCCAGACCGGCATGCAGACAGGCCGCAGCGATCCCCCGTCGCTGCAGCGCCATCACCTGATCCTCCATCAGAGCAACCAACGGTGAGATCACCACCACCAGCCCTTCGCGCACCAGCGCTGGAAGCTGATAACAAAGCGATTTCCCGCCGCCGGTGGGCAGCACCGCCAGCGCATCCCGTCCCTCCAGCACGGCATCCACCACGGGCCGTTGCCCGGGGCGAAAGCCATCCCACCCGAAGTGGGTCTGCAGAGCACGCTCGAGCGAAGCCAGAACACACCAGATGTGGAGGCTTCAGATTATCGAGCACAAGATCTGGAGTCAGGGCATCGGTGGGGGATCCAATTGATCTGGAGCCTCCTCCACCAGCTGCAACCGCACCCGCTTTCCTCCAGCAAGCTCTCCCAGCGACACCCGTAGCGTGGCACCACTGAGGGTCTGCAGGGCGTTCAGCACATCGCGCAAGTAGGGCGTACTACTTCCGCTTTCGACCCATAGGCGCTCCTGAAGACCGCCCAAACGCCGCCAGGAGGTGTGCAGCTTGAGTACAGCCGACTCAAGGGCCTGGGCCTGGCCTACAGCATCAGCCAAGAGGCCGAGGGCATCCAGGCGCTGGGCCTCTTGCATGGCACGGTCGAGATCCAGTTCTCCCTGCTGAAAAGCCCTCACGGCAATGCCCGACTCCGTTGCCTTGGTGATCCAACGGGCCGTGCTGGTGACGTCCTTGATGCGGTCGAGTTCGGGCTCATCGCGAAGCACCTTGCGCAGATCCTCCTGCTGCGGCTCCGG includes:
- a CDS encoding alpha-amylase family protein; this encodes MTPELPWWSGTVIYQLIVRSYSDGNGDGTGDFKGLAARLPYLRWLGVNTLWLTPIYPSPLRDGGYDITDFTGIHPDLGDLASFHRFLTAAHSQGMRVILDLVLNHTSDLHPWFQRARWAPQGSPERDVYVWSDDPKRYAEAPVLFRHFEASNWEWDPVAEQYYLHRFLRHQPDLNYENPWVQDTMLEVVDFWLERGVDGFRLDAVPFLFESEGSRCEGLPETHAFLKRLRERVDRHDRDVLLLGEAIQPVQEAAPYLADDELHGAFNFVLTAHLFAAIASGRTQQLGECLMQAEQAVRGPRWALPLRNHDELWLGDGHLISDEVIQTIRVGLPQGQGHWLNWGINRRLAPLLNGDPRSNRLLHGLLYSLPGMPCLYYGDELGMGDWPGLRDRDPNRTPMAWTPARNGGFSTAPDPLLVLPPITAPGYDYRVVNVEVQKQLPGSLLNWHRRMLTCRRLLPALRHGSFRLLHSPHPGVLVYLRCTEAMTVLVAANVTAAGASLSLDLSEWDGERTREVMWGCEFPPAAAEWFVNLPPYGFNWWLIGEVEPATTPA
- a CDS encoding ATP-dependent DNA helicase RecQ; translated protein: MQTHFGWDGFRPGQRPVVDAVLEGRDALAVLPTGGGKSLCYQLPALVREGLVVVISPLVALMEDQVMALQRRGIAAACLHAGLDPVRRQQALEQLRDATLRLLYIAPERLQGEQTRLMLERHAMEGRLVALAVDEAHCISAWGHDFRPDYRRLGQIRSLCPGVPMLALSATAAPRVRADIIRLLDLRRPLVQVSSARRDNLHYTMQRRPRDPMPQVLEALERSRGAALIYARTRRSVEQWAERLSDQGVAATPYHAGLDPQTRQQALRLFLEHQRPVLVATVAFGMGVDRGDVGLVLHLDLPATPEGYLQESGRAGRDGQPAHCHVLFSPGDRTSLGWAMQASARGSDALEDRRRLDLAQQQLRRIEAVAEGEMCREQALLLAVGELVSPCGRCDRCMEAPKRRDWSAQVETLLAHLAEQDGTEMRRLGEHLGLHEPGRHDRWTWLARRLVQEELIQESNDGAQRLYLRESGRRFLDSPWPLDYAA
- a CDS encoding LysM peptidoglycan-binding domain-containing protein — its product is MRRTALAALLLTAWLPLSATAASVTVRSGETLSDIADRYGVSVGTLMRMNGIRNPDLVQAGSRLQVPGPTVTAGSGRHRVNSGETLSSIASQYRVRGRDLMALNNLRNANHVEVGQTLRLPSNAVMPRPAFKPVAVTPITGATEHTVAKGQTLTQIAKAYKLPVASLISINELSDPNKVEVGTRLYLTDPSFQKPISTQSQPVQTQPVATAIKPVVMVKPKVQAKAKPVAAKPVQTKPGQTQKPAPKAKPVQAAKPQQTLAKSADWRTYGPLQVDWANWQPMGGSQVVPTLNAKGQALYLAVNCSAKKINATGADGSWKVWEAPKNRFEKDLVKDRCQAKA
- a CDS encoding aldehyde dehydrogenase family protein; protein product: MPLTQTQLSRMQELVGAGLTRSLAWRQEQLQRLSALVEEHESEVLEALAADLGKPPTEAFFELIALRQELKLTGRQLERWMRPRRVAVPLSLRPGQARVVPEPLGCVLVIGPWNYPFQLTLRPLISALAAGNTAVLKPSEHAGAIADLIARLIPEHFEPDVVQVVQGDGTVAADLVAMPFDHIFFTGGGSIGRKVLEGAAAHLTPVTLELGGKSPAIVLEGADLKVGARRLIWGKGINAGQTCIAPDHLLVEPELRSPLLKAMAEARTEMYGDDPLTSKQLGQIINERQFNRLEQLLETARADGRILIGGEISRGQRRIAPTVIRVDDRNDPLMAEELFGPLLPVLVLENLTTTLQEIRRGPKPLALYLFGGDEAQQQQVLTTTSSGGVCLNDVVMQAGVPQLPFGGVGASGMGSYHGQSGFDTFSHHKAVLKRPFRFDFKLRYPPYKVDLNLLRRLAG
- a CDS encoding glycerol-3-phosphate dehydrogenase/oxidase, whose amino-acid sequence is MADQQVDLLVIGAGASGASVAYEATRRGLNVALLEAGDIGGGTSCRSTKLLHGGVRYLELAFKTLDLAQLRLVREALLERSHWLTQAPFLARRLELALPTQQLWGQAYYRLGLGMYDALAGQRSIGHSRLLSQQQMRQALPLMKACQGGVAYSDGQFDDARLNLLLALTAEQRGATLRTRCRVVQLETDGTGQLKAAISESVTGQRERWCASAFVNATGIRADEIRQMADADAPPRMLTSRGAHIVLEQNLCPEGLGLLVPSTADGRVLFMLPFHGRTLVGTTDEACTKESATSPSPEEESYLLDYVREWFPQLQHPKVSSRWAGGRPLLKPADQGMDSSRVVREHEVETLACGLVSVMGGKWTTCRPMAEDTLAAVERQLGRALPTPEPMPLRGAAESLQATLDGLQRQKHQLEALLPDTALRAAQVAHLQSTYGLEAVALIEPSEPSRREPLSSVIPLCAAELDHAIQREHARSSSDVLARRCRLAMVDLDDAERLRPQVDALLDQAGVVAGSTSPISHQLNP